A window of Oncorhynchus masou masou isolate Uvic2021 chromosome 19, UVic_Omas_1.1, whole genome shotgun sequence genomic DNA:
TTCACTTTCAATTCAAGATAAATGTGATTTCATTTCATATATTTAAAAACATTATTGTAATATaagtaacactttattttaaggtaGACCTACACATAGCCATTATTTTGTAgtttatatgtacagtaccagtcaaaagtttggacaccagTCATAGTTTTAGTACTAAAACTAGTACTAGTTTTacttgtagaataataatgaagacatcaaaactattaaataacacatatagaatcacatagtaaccaaaaaaagtgttcaacatatcaaaatatattttatatttgagtttcttcaaagtagccaccctttgccttgatgacagctttgcacactcttggtattctctcaaccagcttcatgaggtagtcacctcatggacaagaacaaattcttatttacaatgaaggcctgccctggccaaaccctaacgacgctgtgccaattgtgtgccgtcctCCGGacgtgattaggagtcccatagggcggcacacaactggtccagcgtcgtccgggttcggccatcattgtaaataagaatttgttcttaactgacttgcctagttaaataaaaatgtaagcgctttcattgtctgcttatatgcactctttatttatcctacagttcctACTTGGTGTGCCAGCTgaatactgtaagaacagccAATGTTCTTAAttatgttgctgtacatttcaaaagtgctgaacaaataattATATTTACCTCCGTCCTAGCTTCATGTCTTAATCgtaattacggattgcctcttatctgctcgaCGTTCCcgtatgccatagtttgtacatctcaattatcagtagaaaccacatttgtttaagcaagtcagccatataaGATGTTTTTAAAAAGGCAATAAATGAGACAATGAACTATTCAGCTCCCAGACAACGCTCCGCTGatagcggtggtaaggattcactccacgGTGCTGAAAGgtaagctctgctgttgggacagctttaaaGGGAAAGGGATAtcaagtcagttgtacaactgaatgcattcaactgaaacgtgtcttccgcatttaacttctctgaatcagaggtgcggggggctgccataatcgacatccacatattttatgtaggccctaacagtccgtgagcaccgtttgtcaccattacagcgcaattaatgtattgtttagtggctttgctggcattcaTCAACCAcaagatgtacatgctaaaataGCCACAGCACGACAGGCCCCATGGAAACATCAAATCTGTAGGTAAACTTTCCAGATGTCGACAAGTTAAAatacgctagacaaggtgggatattTATCTCAGTAAaataattatgcgagaaatggtggAAACCACCATAACGAAGTAAACATTCTGTGGTCCTCCCATTAAGGcttgggaaagcatgcagtttaatAGGCTACAGATAAATTATGAAATTCATAGGGTGGTGTAAGTGCACGttatgagcttgatgctcctttccaatagaggttcttattctggtgacatgttCGGCTGCCATTTGTCAAATAATCTCATATTTATCCATAATAATTTAATTGTGAAGGTTACCTACCCGCATTTTATCTGCTTGTTTAGTCCCGCAGTGAAGCGTTCAAAAAATTGTTACGGCATGACTTTGAagacaccagcaaatcagctcacGTTCTGGCCCCTGACCATCCGGTCAAGAAAATAAACATCTGCCCCTGGCTGAATATAGTTCATGATCCCTGGTTTGACAGATGGCAGCTGCAGAAGCTTCCTTGATCAACAAAATATTATACCATTCGATACACTGGGTTGAATGTGTCCTTCGCTAACAAATAAGCGTTTAAAACTTATTTTATCCAGGGTCTCCCATTTTCCACCCGTAGAAGTGGGTGATTGAGAGGTAGTCGCACGTGACTGTGGTCTAGAATCAACTACAATGTCAGCCACAGTTGGAAAAATAGGTCTGCCCCATGTTTCCAATTAAAAATATGGTCACACTTCAGAATAGGGAAGAGTTACTATGCCCATTGAGACAGCATACACAGAATGAGTTTCCACTAATTAGTCCTTTGACCAATCAAAGCAGATCTGAAAACCAATTAaattttttactttatttgtcTGCTTGTGTAAACACAGCATAGGAGTGTTTTCTGTTTAACTTGCTCTTTAAACTATAAGTATGCCTTTGTTATCGATAAAAGAGGGTATTAAGGATTGGCCAGAACTACATTACTTGTGTTTGCATAACAAATCACTTAATTCCTAATAAACCTAAGACCCACAAATATTGCTAATATGTATACCTTAAAATAAAGTAAATGGTTTAATAGAACAATGTGTTGACTAACTTAACATATACCCACCTTTTTGAACCCGTTGATGAGATTAACATAATCACTGAATACAATGGCAAAAATGGATCATCCTTCTAGTGATCTCAGTAGACCATTTTATTGTTCCATAGAAACAGACAATATGGACAGACATTATGGTGTAAATTGAGCTGCTTCACATGGGGTGCTATTTCACATGGGGAAAGGGGGTGACCGCTCAGCATAGTGATGAAATCAATGTGCAGGctctgaaataaaataaaaacaagtgTCAATGCATACAGACTATTGCAAAATACTTAAAATGTATGATGTTGTTCAAGTTAGCTTATTAAATGTCAGGTGTTACACTACCTACTGCAGCAACATAGGCAGTAAGATAGCCGCAATGTCATCTCATGAAATGTTGGTTAATACATCATAAACGTTGTGTTTTTATTGATTCCATGAACATGCTCATGTATTGCTGCTTTAACATGCACATCTGCCATGTAGGTATCCCAGTAAACTTGAATAACATGAAATTCCAAATAGAAAACATGTTGCACTTACTTCCTTTAACTGCTTTCTTTCCTAAAGTTAGAAAAGGGAGAAGGACACATGTTAAAAAGCAAACTCATACATtatccaaatacaggtgtactaGCCCTGTACAAAGTTAATACGCGCCATTAAAAAGCCAATTCTGAAATTGCAGTAGTGTTCTGCTGCTGCATGATACAGTTTCTCCAATCACTGATGTAAAGATATTGTTATGTTACTAAAGTTGATCCTCTTCAAGTCTGGTGTGCCTTACCAAGAATGAAAGATAATGCATCACACATTATTGCCCACAGCCACTATCTATTCAAATGAATGAAGACATGTCGTACAGTACTACGATTTCAGAAGTTTGTGTCAAACTTATTCAATTTAGCAGTAGACAGCTCACCCCCATAAGAGACTTTGTAGTACAGGTATGTCATGACACCCAGGCCGACCCACATCTCCTGGTACGCCCCAGTGTAGTAAGGGCTCATCTTGGCCCACCAGCTTGAAAATACACGTCCTGCCATCTGTGTGAAAAATAACAGAATTCTGTCAAATAGATTTCTTTTCCAGTCAGAAAAACAGGGTCGGTCCAGCAATGGAAGGAAATGAACTTGGAACAAGTGTACCTTAGCAGTACCACTACAGCTGTCTAGCTTGTAGTACGTGGGAGGTGAAAGACGCCTAGGTGAAAGATTGTTAGCTAGCGTTAGCTGTATAGCCGAGCAAGCAACATGGTATATGCCCACCGAACAGAACTACCGTTGAAGCAGAGGACGTCGCATGACTTTCAACCATATCCGCCTCCTTAGCTAACGTTACCCAGTTGTCCTGATACATGGCTGTTATAAGTGTCAACTTACGTTATCAAGGCACACTAGTTAGTATGTATGTCTATGTCAAAAGTAACAGcaaaaactagctagctacatttacaATCACGCAAGGTTAGCTTGCTAAATTCCTGCAACTAAATGTTAGCCGGTTTGCTCGCTAACGTTGGGCCTCATGCAGAGGTTGTCGTCATGGCTGGCACGCGTAGGTAAacctgatatatattttttaaacaaggtAATCTGACATAATTAATTGATATTTTTTGCACGAGGTATTGGTTTGCAGACATAATAAAATATCTTTGTAGGGCCTTACCTTCAGTATGTGATGCCCGGTGCGAAGAAGGTCACTTTCCAACGAAAACAATGTATAGTGTGTCGCAGAGCGTGCTGGGATATCAGTTTTCTTCTTTTGCAGCAAGCAGAGAAATAGTAGAATGCACATACAGATTTAGCCACATCGCCACCCCTTGGTAGCAAAGATTTTATCATCCAGCAAAAGCACTCGACCCACCGATATAACATAGAAATTCTGCTGTTTCATTAACTTGTCCAGTGATTTTTTTGTCGACATTTAGAACGTTTGCATAGAAAATAGACGTGACAGTTGCCTTTCCATTTAACTATATTGTCTCGATAAAGACAACTAGAGGTAATTGTCACAAGACCTAAAAAATGATTGATTTGTAAAAACCCACAGTGTTGAATAAAAATTAGGTGGTTGAAGTGTTCCCATTATGCATAGAGGCTAATTGCGCATTAAAAAATTGAGACAGCCTGTATGCCTTCCCacctatctgtttcatgtctcaggtagcccgcGGAAGACAGCATGGTTATAATGCAAAATTAACTGAACAACAATTGTTCCATATTCTAATAACGTATTACCACAGTCCGTGCCATGGTGAAATTTGCACTCCTGTAAatctgaaataattggatggtgaaacttgcatTCTGCCAACCAGAAAAGCAAGGCAAAGCAATTCCGGCATTCTTGAAAGTCAGGCCAATCCTTATCCTGCAAAGAAACATTTTTTATAGTTGTCATTTATTTAGCAAGCAGTAGGCATTTGAAATCAAAtgcttataaaaaaaatatttaacctttatttaaccaggtaggccagttgaggacaagttctcatttacaactgctacctggacaagataaagcaaaggcCATAGAGGGGGTGGAACTTTATAGTTAGGCCTATGTGATGTCAATCATTTATTCGAAAAACAGTTTCCATCATAGTGATGCAATAAAGAAAGTAAGACAACAGATCGATCCACCACTGTCGAACGGataacaatgttgttgatctttAGAAAATGTatcctatatatgtcacttccaTTACACATGTggcaatgtttttgttgttgttgttgtgacattGCTTTTGTCAAGTAAACTTCAGTAAATGGAAACCTGTCTCCTGTTACTGAGTGGACTAAATGTTTTTATTCCCGAGAataagaggcgaagcgagagggataactgggcccaaaatctgtcttctctAGCAGGTGGCGTTATTTTAGTATTTTCTTTGCTCAGCAAGCGATGAGGTTTTGAATGGAGGTcaatatgtatgtgtatgtgtatgtgacaaataaaatttgatttgatttgatgtgtcgAATTTGGTTAACCATTTTTTTATGGATTATTTGCGACGTGTGGTTTATTTGATCTAATATGTTTCGTAATAATTAggttgttacgagtgtactgatataagtaggacacgtgacatcccgGCAACGTTGAAAAAAACCCACTTTATATTGTAGTTGTGCCTGATAGTCACTAGCAGTTACCTGGTCGTCATAAACCCCGCCTATGTCTACAAATTATCtttttaaaatgtgattttaaacctaacctaaccacactgctaaccaagTCAAAAAGCCCATAATAATGCATCTCCAGGAGACCTGTGGATAATGCAGCTGGCTACCAATTAATTTTCATTCAGTCATGGCTGGTTTAGGAATTTATTTGAATCACCAATACTAATGGTTTGAAAGAAATTGAATATATTTTGGATGGTCACCACCCGGCTGGCAGGGGAACGTAAATTTaccaaaaaaagaaacatcctctcactgcatttattttcagcaaacttaacgtgtaaatatttgtatgaacagaacaagattcaacaactgagacataaactgaacaagttccacagacatgtgactaacagaataGAATATGGAATAATGTGTTTATGAAACAGgataccataatttgcaaataaattcattaaaaatcctacaatgtgattttctggatttcttttctcattttgtctgtcatagttgaagtgtacctatgatgaaaattacaggcctctcatctttttaagtgggagaacttgcacaattggtggctgactaaatacttgtttgccccactgtatatgaacgtattctcattcaccccttttagatgtgtgtattaggtagttggggaattgttacgattacttgttagatattactgcactgttggaactagcagcacaagcatttcgctacactcacattaacatctgctaaccatgtgtatgtgaccaataccattaGATTTTATTTAAAAGGTTGTGGTACTCAAGGAGACTGAGGTAGGGGCCTCTCGTCTGCTTTTGAATTAGCAATCTGCAGAGATTTCTCAGCAAGGTCATTATATTGAGGGTATCCACTGAGCACGTCCATTGACGTCTTTTTTTGGTCTTGTCAGGCCttgattttccccaaacatagaTGTGTATTATTGTTTCAAATTTGGGGTAGGGGGGATGGATCAGGGGCATtaaggagtgggggagaggaatCAGGGGCTGTGGGGTATGGGAGAGGGGTCAGGGGCGTTAAGGAGTGTGTGGAGGGGGACAGGTGGTCGGGTGGTCTGGgtcttcatgttgttgttgtctggcagagggggtggggggtttgTGGCATTGGCCCGTTCAGCGTAGAAAAGGGGCAGGTTCGGTAGTAGTGCCCCTACCTCCATCACAGGTTGCAGGGTCATGTTGAATTGCATTCTGAAGCCTTTGCTGATTTTACAGATTATGGCTGTACAGGCTGCGGCCAGATGGCTCAGTTGGCCAGAGTTCCTGCACAGCTTGGGCATGCCGTAAAAGTGGACAGAGTCCCTGTTGTTCCCAGTGTGATGGTGCTGGGTATGTGATTCCTGTAATAACAACATCTGttatctgtaataccaacatgtttcaagcagaccaccatagtccgtTTGCCCAataacacaaaggcaacctgcctaaatgactacagacctgtagcactcacgtcggtagccatgaagtgctttgaaaggttggtaatggctcacatcaacaccattatcccagaaaccctagacccactccaatttgcattccgcctaaacagatccacagatgatgcaatctctattgcactcaacactgccctttcccacctagacaataggaacacttatgtgagaatgctattcattgactacagctcagcattcaacaccatagtaccctcaaagttcatcactaacctaaggatcctgggactaaacacctccctctgcaactggatcctggacttcctgacgggccacccccaggtgatgagggtaggtagcaatacacctgccacgctgatccttcgTGGAGCTCCCAGgagtgtgctcagtcccctcctgtactccctgttcacccacgactgcatggccaggcacgactccaacaccatcattaagtttgcagatgacacaacagtggtacccctgatcaccgacaatgacaagacagcctatagggaggaggtcagagacctggccgggtggtgccggaataacaacctatccctcaacataacccagacgaaggagatgattgtggactacaggaaaaggaggaccgagcacgcccccattctcatcaactgggcttcagtggagcaggttgagagcttcaagctccttggtgtccacatcaacaacaaactagaatggtccaaacacaccaagacagtcgtgaagagggcatgacgtacggcccagtacatcactgggactaaactgcctgccatccaggacctctacattaggcggtgtcagaggaaggcactaaaaatggtcaaagattccagccaccccaaccatagactgtcctctccactaccgcatggcaagcggtaccggagtgccaagtctaggacaaaaaggcttctcaaca
This region includes:
- the atp5mj gene encoding ATP synthase subunit ATP5MPL, mitochondrial translates to MAGRVFSSWWAKMSPYYTGAYQEMWVGLGVMTYLYYKVSYGGKKAVKGKPAH